The DNA region AAAAAACTATACCCGGTAACAATCAATATAATGATAAATATGGCCACGCCAATTAATATCTTTTTCATGGCAAACCTCCTTGTAGGTCATTATACACACTCTATATGTAATTGAAAGTATAGTGAAAAGATGTCATACTTTAATTTTTACATTGTGTAAAAAAGGAAGTCAAATATTTTGTTTTAAATATATAGTGCCCAGTAAATTCATTTTGAAAAACGTAGCAGCACTATCCTCCAAATACTAAAGGGACAATTTTTATGGTATCCCCATCTTTAAGTTTTGTGTGCAATTGCACACGCTTTCCGTTTCTAAAGAAAGCTACCTGAAGGCCTTTTTTTATTTTTATCTTTTTTGCTAAATCAGAAACCAGGACATCACAGGGCAATATAATTTTTTTCTTATTCAACTCTTTGCGCAAAATACCAACACCTTCTATGATGATACTTATATGTTCTTTCCCCATACTATAGCTGCTTCCTGCTCAAGACCATATTCTTTTAACGTTTCAAT from Spirochaetota bacterium includes:
- a CDS encoding MoaD/ThiS family protein, yielding MGKEHISIIIEGVGILRKELNKKKIILPCDVLVSDLAKKIKIKKGLQVAFFRNGKRVQLHTKLKDGDTIKIVPLVFGG